Proteins from one Pseudomonas bijieensis genomic window:
- a CDS encoding helix-turn-helix domain-containing protein, with the protein MTQITQLISTLKQRLKAAGMTYRDVAQALDLSEPSVKRLLASGRLTLERLAQLCELLGLTMAELLQEAERSAPRLQMLTREQEAQLVSNEKLLLVAVCALNHWSLEDMVSAYCVSKAECIKHLLVLERMGLADLKPGNRIRLLVARDFDWLPDGPIRGFFLRQGLPDFMASRFDVPDETLHFAHGMLTQPAYAQLQVDIHKLRSKLAALHNESLTAPLSEKRGTALLLAMRVWEPQVFRQLKRG; encoded by the coding sequence ATGACCCAGATTACTCAACTCATCTCCACCCTGAAGCAACGCCTCAAGGCCGCCGGCATGACCTATCGGGACGTTGCCCAAGCGCTCGACCTGTCGGAGCCCAGCGTTAAGCGTTTGCTCGCCAGCGGTCGCCTGACGCTCGAACGCCTGGCCCAACTCTGTGAGTTGCTGGGCCTGACGATGGCGGAATTGCTTCAAGAGGCAGAGCGGTCGGCCCCACGCCTGCAGATGCTGACGCGTGAGCAGGAAGCGCAACTGGTCTCAAACGAAAAGTTATTGCTGGTGGCGGTGTGTGCGCTGAATCACTGGTCACTGGAAGACATGGTGTCTGCCTACTGCGTGTCAAAAGCCGAGTGCATCAAGCATTTGTTGGTGTTGGAGCGGATGGGCCTGGCGGACCTGAAGCCGGGAAATCGCATCAGGTTGCTGGTCGCGCGGGATTTCGATTGGCTGCCGGACGGCCCTATCCGAGGGTTCTTCCTGCGACAGGGTTTGCCGGATTTCATGGCGAGCCGATTCGACGTCCCCGATGAAACCCTGCACTTTGCCCATGGCATGCTGACCCAGCCCGCTTACGCCCAGTTGCAAGTCGACATCCACAAGTTGCGCAGCAAACTGGCGGCGCTTCATAACGAATCGTTGACCGCGCCGCTGTCCGAAAAACGTGGGACTGCGCTGTTGCTGGCGATGCGCGTTTGGGAGCCGCAGGTGTTCAGGCAGCTTAAGCGGGGGTAG
- a CDS encoding YebB family permuted papain-like enzyme: protein MFSKNAAHVSPTSGGPSMVDLQIGDMVFIRVTARPFLEVANATNSWTNHVGVVVDNHGGEPLIAESTFPLSRTTSLTRFIKRSEHGRCTVARLTRPLTDTQRKALQNAADHRLGTFYDTGFNISSRRQFCSRFVREVIDEATNLQLGEVETFATLLQDNADPNLAFWRLWYFGRIPWRRRTVTPASLLQSPDVRVIFDSQLSDTA from the coding sequence ATGTTCAGCAAAAATGCAGCGCACGTTTCTCCAACATCAGGCGGACCATCCATGGTCGATCTGCAGATTGGCGATATGGTGTTCATCCGGGTCACCGCGCGGCCCTTCCTGGAAGTCGCCAATGCGACGAACTCATGGACGAACCATGTGGGTGTGGTGGTCGACAACCATGGTGGTGAGCCGTTGATTGCAGAAAGCACGTTTCCGCTTTCGCGCACCACCTCGCTCACCCGGTTTATCAAGCGCTCCGAGCATGGACGCTGCACAGTGGCGAGGCTCACGCGGCCACTCACCGACACGCAACGCAAGGCGCTTCAGAACGCCGCCGATCATCGGCTGGGTACGTTCTATGACACCGGCTTCAACATAAGCTCGCGGCGCCAGTTCTGCTCTCGTTTCGTGCGTGAGGTGATCGATGAAGCGACGAACCTCCAGCTCGGTGAGGTGGAGACGTTCGCGACCTTGCTGCAAGATAATGCCGATCCGAACCTGGCCTTCTGGCGGCTGTGGTATTTCGGCCGAATTCCTTGGCGACGTCGTACCGTCACGCCGGCCAGCCTGCTTCAAAGCCCGGACGTGCGTGTCATTTTCGATTCACAACTGAGTGACACCGCATGA
- a CDS encoding FAD-binding oxidoreductase has product MTNDAQVFDPSRSSPCLTRRSLLQAGMTGVAFGVLSPWSSWAASSGVLVNDVTRLNPVWVNRLLAPRTTDEIRQALALWAGPVSIGGGRYSMGGQIATEDSLHLDMRQFNQVIRYSPEQKVIRVQSGMRWRDLQTVIDPDDLSVKIMQSYANFTVGGALSVNAHGRYVSAGPMNNSVCALQLVLADGSVVEASRTTNTDLFHATIGGYGAMGVITEIELELASNVTMERQVHHMPVADYPKFFNEQIRGNDQAILHNADLAPPNFDQATAITWYATEKALTVEDRLVAPGQSYTFDQTIMWGVARLPGGPLLRKDVVDPLRYLSHPVVRRNYEASRDVASLGPIATRNSTYALQEYFVPVAHLNAFVMQMADLLKVHDVDAINISIRHAPPTPDSCLSWAREEVFSFVLYYWQHVGVADREKVGVWTRELIDIALAFGGTYYLPYQLHATRQQFSRAYPGAQRLFALKARFDPQKRFRNKLWDKYYVG; this is encoded by the coding sequence ATGACCAACGATGCACAGGTGTTTGACCCTTCAAGATCGTCGCCCTGTCTCACCCGGCGCAGCCTGCTTCAGGCAGGCATGACCGGGGTTGCCTTCGGCGTGCTGTCGCCTTGGTCGTCCTGGGCAGCCTCTTCGGGCGTCCTGGTCAACGATGTGACACGACTCAACCCGGTCTGGGTGAATCGCCTGCTGGCTCCGCGCACCACCGATGAGATCCGACAGGCGTTGGCCCTGTGGGCAGGCCCGGTGAGCATCGGGGGTGGTCGCTACAGCATGGGTGGACAGATTGCCACCGAAGACAGCCTGCACCTCGATATGCGTCAGTTCAATCAAGTCATCCGCTACTCACCTGAGCAAAAGGTCATACGCGTACAGTCAGGAATGCGCTGGCGCGACCTTCAAACCGTCATCGACCCAGACGATCTTTCGGTAAAGATCATGCAGAGCTACGCCAACTTCACCGTCGGCGGGGCGCTGTCAGTCAACGCTCATGGGCGTTACGTCAGTGCCGGCCCGATGAACAACTCGGTATGCGCCTTGCAACTGGTGCTCGCCGACGGTTCAGTCGTGGAAGCCTCTCGCACCACAAATACCGACCTGTTTCACGCAACCATCGGTGGCTATGGCGCGATGGGCGTCATCACAGAAATCGAATTGGAGCTGGCATCCAACGTCACGATGGAACGCCAGGTACACCACATGCCGGTTGCCGATTACCCTAAATTTTTCAATGAGCAGATCCGCGGAAACGATCAGGCAATCCTGCACAACGCCGATCTGGCGCCGCCCAACTTTGACCAGGCCACCGCCATCACCTGGTACGCCACGGAAAAAGCGCTGACCGTCGAAGATCGGCTGGTTGCACCGGGGCAATCGTACACATTCGATCAAACCATCATGTGGGGCGTGGCCAGACTCCCCGGCGGCCCGTTGCTTCGCAAGGATGTGGTCGATCCATTACGCTACCTCAGCCACCCGGTGGTACGCCGCAATTACGAGGCCAGCCGGGACGTCGCCTCCCTCGGACCGATCGCTACCCGCAATAGCACCTACGCGTTGCAGGAATATTTTGTACCGGTGGCCCACCTCAACGCGTTTGTCATGCAAATGGCCGATCTACTCAAGGTGCATGACGTCGATGCCATCAACATTTCCATCCGGCACGCGCCACCCACCCCTGACTCGTGCCTGTCCTGGGCACGGGAGGAAGTCTTTTCATTCGTACTTTATTACTGGCAACACGTTGGCGTGGCCGACCGCGAGAAGGTCGGCGTATGGACACGCGAACTGATCGATATTGCCCTGGCGTTTGGGGGCACCTACTACCTGCCCTATCAGTTGCATGCAACGCGACAACAGTTCTCGCGGGCCTATCCCGGGGCGCAACGGTTGTTCGCACTCAAGGCGCGGTTCGATCCGCAGAAACGATTCCGGAACAAGCTTTGGGATAAGTATTACGTGGGATAG